AGAGTGGCCTACGCTTCCCCTGCTCTTTCAAATCTCCAGGCCCTCTACCAGGAACGTCCTTCCCCTGGGCTCATTTCAAGCGTTCACCCCTGTGGGGTGACTTCCGGACATTCATGAGGGCTGAGGGTTCTGGGTCAGGACACCTGCCTGTGTCACTCCTCTActtgcctctcttcctctgcctcgaTCACACTCTGTGGCAATTACTGCTTTATACACAcgcttctttccttctcccagacTGTGGGATTGTATCTTCTCTGTATTCCCAGAAACCAGCAAATTAACTCATCTTATCCCTACTGTCAAAGAGGAACTGGagttcatctttctttctccattccttccaCCACTGTGCAGTTCCAGCCACcagtctccccccacccacccccacaaaaGGACATCTTGTCTACCTGCTTCCACTCTCACCTTCCCATGATCTTCGCTTCCCTTAGTAGttcaaatgatctttttttttttaatttttaaaaaagattttgcttatttatttgacagacagattacatgtaggcagagaggcaggcagagagagaggagggagcaggctccctgctgagcagagagcctcatgtggggctcgatcccaggaccctgagatcatgacctgagccaaaggcagaggcttaacccactgagccacccaggcaccccgttcaACTAATCTTTAAAGGCATCTATCAGAGCATTGCTTCAAGCCTGCCAGAGGCTCCTTATACACAGAATAAAGCTCAAGCCCTACCCGTGGTCTACAACCATCTAAATGGACTGCTCATTCCTGAAAGTCAGGCTTCAGTTCAGAGGACACTTTTCATAAGCAGATGCTGCTGGGTAGGCAGGACTGTCACTGACCTCCCCAACCTGGAGAGCCAacctctgttccctctctcccccataAGCATGGGAGGACATGCCGGGACATTCTTCACAATGTCATCTTATGTGTGATCTCTTTCAGCCCACAAAAGCAGGGCTCACAAAAGCCTTCTTCCTCTTGTTCCCCACTCTGTCTGGAACTGTGTATCTCAGGCCTACAGCTCTGCTGGGCACGGAGgagatgctcaatgaatatttgtttaaaGAATTGCAGGTGCTTCATGAACGTTCATGGAATCAATGAGTAAAAGTCATTCCTCCTAAAAGTCTCTTGGTTTGCTTTTGATCAAAGATCTGTTTCTGAAATTCTGATTTTGAAGCCCAAGCCATCAGGTTACAATCCCCCCTGGGTTGAAAGCTCTCTTTTGGAGCTTCCTTTATTTGGATTTTGAAAATGGCTCAGGTCACCTAAAGTTCTCACTCACtgtaagaagaaggaaaggaaaggcaatATCTAAATGTCTAATCTGGTAAGAGAGCAGTGGTTTGCCAGCTCCTAGGAGGTTTCGTAGAATAGGGTATGACCCTGAAAGGCTGTTCTAAGAACTCCCCACAGCTGCCCAAGAGTAACCCCAGCAGCTTCTGGGGTTCATGTCTTTGCCTAGGTGGATTCTTAGGACAATAGGGTACCAGTCTCcctgttttataatttaattggAGAACACTGTTATTTTTTGATGTTTGGCTTCATACTTTTCCCTTGACATATAAATCTCTTCGAGCACACAGTGATCATATCCCATTATTACTGGTCCATGATCACAGCTGATATTTTTCATCAAAAGACTTATCTTTGGTCATttcactgggtctctctctctctcatccctccCCTAAGTAGATTTGCTGTGGGACTTTCATGCCAGTTGTCAAATCCACATTAACGACAGTTCAGTGATTTttgcaatgaaataaaattaaacactgACAGTGAAGCCTTGAAGGGCTTTAGGACACATGGTACCTGTGATATGAAATGTTCGTACAACCACAAAACAACACTTACCTCTTGCAGAGACAGAGACGAGGGTGCTCGTGAGGGCCAGACTTGTATTATCACTGAGGGTCAGGTTCATACAGTATGTCCCTGACCCACTGAAGGCTCTTCTCACAGTCAGCAAGCAAGTGTCATCTGTGTCTACATCTACAGGGTCACAGACTGTGTTGTAGGTGATCTGGCAGGTAGGGTCAGAAACTATGGTACAGACCTCTGTGGGCATGCTGAGGGGACAGACGGCACCAGGGGAGGGAGATATAATATTAGTTTAAAAGGAACAATCATAATCATTACCTGGCCATAAAATTGACTAGAATTCCATTTGAATTCCACTAGAATTAATTTGGAACCTTATTCTTTGATTCTTGCATACGATGTAAGAATATCAAACCATTTGATGTCAAACTGTCACATATAATTTACTCCTAAACAAGCCTGGGTATGAGCTACTATTTCCCCTGTATCCTCAGTAAGATGTGGCTCTGGgggtagaggaggaagaaattATGACCGCCCcctttccaaaggcaaggggcTGTTGGAAACTGTGTGAAGCCCAAGTCATTCCTCCCTAGAATGCCTGCAGGTGTGGTCCGCTGAGGTGTCGGGCAAGGATACTATTAAATGCCAGAGTTGGCCCACCTGGGTCCCCACAGAGGTTAAACAGTGACAGCAACAGTGGTGGTTGAGTCACGATTTACTACATGCAAGACACAAAGGGGCAGATGTGTGACACGGCCTTGATTATCCCTCTCATAGGAAGATGAGGAAAGTAAAATAAGCCTAGTATAGCAGGCGACAAACCAGCTCAGCGAGTGGGAGGCAACTGGGAGACTAACATGAGCCATTAGGGGTGGAGCTGGGACTTGAATAAGTGAGGCTGGATGACCACGAGGCAACACGGCCGCGCATTACTGTCATCAGCTCTGTTTCCCTTGTGGGTGGACCTCCTGGATGGAGACCTGCACAGAGGACACCTGCTCTTCTCAGCTGGGCTCGTTCCTCCATCAGCTTTTCCTCAATTTTTCTGTCATCGTCACCCCTCACCTCTCCCTAAGATGGAGAGCTTGTTAGCTATCCCTTTTTATCAAATAAGGCCACATTTTCATACCATCTCATTCCCTtcattaatttatacatttacatacatacatgttaATTACTTAATTTATCTATTACACAAATATTTGTGATGCTTTAGCTTACTCAGTTaattaatgttatatttattaacttataTTTAGTCTATTAACTTCTAGTAGTCTATTATGTAGTTCTAACCAAACCATAGGAGGTCACATTATATAATGCATTAGAAAAAGCTTTGtcggggcgctgggtggctcagctggtgtctgccttggctcaggtcatgatcccagagtcctgggattgcactgggctccctgctgggtggggagtcagctcctccctctccctctgcctgccttgtgcttgctctctctcggGCTCaggatctctctctcaaataaataaaatcttttaaaaaagactaaaatataaaccttgaaaaaaaaaaaagaaaaagctttgttAAGTTTAGAGATACAGGATTATTGGGCAATACTGTTAATTCATGCTAGGACATGGTCATTCCACACTGGCTTCCCACCACTTGGAGGGACCTCAAGAAGCCTAGGATCTGGGCTCTGAGACAGACCACAGCCTGTGAACCATGCTCTGTGGGTACCCACCATCTATGGGGCAAGTTCGGTAATCACTGTTTGCTTCAGTGGACCCATCTGTAAAACGACGAGACTCCGGATTGGGTAAGGATTCAATAGGAGAACCGATGTAAAATATTAAgaacatagtaagtgttcaattaATAATTACTCTTCAATTTCATCAGCGATTTAAAGGTAGTGAGCATTGCCCAATCTAGCAAAACTGAGGGCTTCTGAGCCCCTCCTGGGCCCCTTCCTGGTTGTGGCTGACTGATGAGCTGGGAATCTAGATCAGCTTCAAAGGGGAGCTGGTGTGACGGCCTCTGCTCAGGCCTTGGCCTGATCCTCTGACTGAGATGTACTCACATCCCTTGACAGGTCACAACAAAATCCATCAGCGACTTGTCAGGCTGTGGCACGGGCGTCACAACGTCTGTCATCTGGATGATGTTGACCTCCAGGATTCCATCTAACAAAACGCCCACCCAGAAAAACACATCAAAGTACAGCAAAAACCAGACCGAATTATTCCTTCACAAATCAGAAAGCCACACAAACAGAGACACGGCATTCTTGCACTCCTCTGGGAGTCTACCCCACAGTGTGGATAGGTGTCTATGCAGCACGTTCAAAGTGAAACCGAATTGCTCCTCATTCCAACCTGGTCCTTGGTTTCTGGAGCTTGTGAATGTGTTAGAAGGCTGCACTCCTTCCGGGCAGGAATTCCAGAGAAAGGTAACCCCCGGGGAAGACGCAGGCCTCAGGCTCCGGCCCAGCCAGCTTCCCTCAGCCTTAGGGTGCAGAGTCGGGGATTTACCCCCATCTCCAGAACTGGGGTGCCTCGGCTGGGCTTCGGCCCCCACCTGTCTTCTCTGTGGGGTGCCTGAGGGCAGTGCCCACGATACATAGCCATCTGTGGTAGCTCTGCTCATCCCTGTTCCTTACACACTAGGCAGGCGACTTTGTGaaatcagagagaggaaggaagtggcAGTTGTGGGAACTTGCTACTGGCCTTTCTTCAAAGGCAAGTTCCTTCAGATTTCTGGAATGCGCGGGGTGGGGGATGTAGGGCTGGAGCAGACTCATTAGTAGGTGGGCCTCACACTGGGCTCGTTTCCACCAGAATGTCTAAGGAAGGCTGGCGTAGGCCAGTCGGAATCTAGAAACTGGTGACATCCTGGCTTTGTGCCCACGTGGCATCACCTTGAACAGAGAGCAAGggcccctgctcccacccctccAGAGTCAAGAGGGTGAGAAGGTGGCCCGGGGTAGATCCCAGCATCCTGCCCCTGCTGCTCTTACCGACAATCGTGATGGTGGCTTTGAAGTAACCGTATCTGTTAATATGGCAGGTTTCCTCAGGAGTTGCCCTCAGCTCCGGGGAGGGGTCACCCGCTGATGCTGGAAAGTTGGATTAATAAGATTTTAGATGAGTTGCTGAGAATGTAAAAGATTTACATAATAGATAATAACCCCAAATCTAAACAGGTATTTGATAATCAACAATCTAAACATCTACCTGCCCTTTAGAAAAACATCAAGATTTCTGAACTATTAAATTATTGCAGAAATTTGAAGTGAATATGAATGATTCACAGAGATGTGAGAACTAGCAGGAGTTATAATTGTTAAATTATGTAAGTGAACACAATCCTGTATCTTCTTTAAACACGGCAATCAAATGAAAGGTAGAAGCCATATTAAAATGTATGATACAACAATCATGACAAAATCAAGCAGGGTGTGACAGATAAAATCGTATGTTGGGacgtctgggtagctcagacggttaagcagacggttaagtgtctgcctttggctcaggtcatcatccctgGAGTCCTAGGGTCAAGTCCCtcatctgcttgtgctctctctctctctcacgctctctctctctcaaataaaatcttaaaaaaaaaaaaaagactaatgttAAATAAACTAACATTAACCTTTACCATTTAGGAATTTTTAGACAGTTCTAGATATTACAGGAATCTAcagtttattttgaattttacacCTGGTCTCCTTATTTGTAAAGAAGACCATGGATacttatagaaaaagaaattctcctacagttggggcacctgggtggctcagtgggttaagcctctgccttcagctcaggtcatgatctcggtcctgggatcgagccccacattgggctctctgctcagcggggagcctgctaacccctctctctctgcttgcctttctgcctacttgtgatctctctctccctgtcaaataaataaataaaaatcttaaaaaaaaaaaaaattctcctacaGAAATATCAGAATGAAGCTATATGATTAAGTTGTTCAGTGCAGTTATATTTGTAACTGGAATTAAGATTAATTTAATCAACCATCAATAagagaatggttaaataaattatacatttatacatacaatATTACTTATATTCTAAGTTTATACATACTATaaaatactatgtagccatttAATAATGTGAGTTAAATTTTATGTGCTTACAGATGTCCATGATATTTGttaagtgaagaaaaacaaattatagaaCCATATGGATAGCACAAGACCATttccttaaaaagcaaaacaacaccTATGTATCTgtataaaatatgtttgtaaAGGCGTAGAAATAGATCGGAAAAGAAACGCTTCCAGCTGTTACTAAGGTTTAACTCTTGGGAGGAGAATGTGAGTAgggatttttcacttttattctaGGCTTCTCTATTGTTAGAAATTTTATTAAGGAACATgcattaattttgtaatttaaaacatttcaaaaaataatggaTCAACATCAGTAATAACTTAGTGTCTTGATTAGATATTCCAGATTTAATGAGATCTCCTTTTATTAATAACACACTGTTacaacaatttattatttataataggttTTGGAAAAAACAAGTGCAGCAAGTCTGGACATCAGGTTGGACTATTTACTCTGGGTTTGGTGATGGCGCCCTCTTGTGACCAGTGGGAGGATGGCAGTATGTTACCATCCCCTTCAAATTGGGGTGCTGAGTACTCATGGcacagtggggtgggagggggcattAGGTGGAAGCTAACACTTTCCAAAGTAGACTCTTAGGAACTTTTTAAATGGCCtcatatactatatattacatatactatTAGTAGAGAATGGGATTTAATTTATTATGCCTTATATCCAGAACAATCTTAATGTCTGGAGTCTTTACTCTCAAGGTATATTCTTTCTTGGGCCATTTGGAAACCACTTCCAAGTACAGCTGTGTTTTGATGGGACACTGGATGGAtgtgggcagggaagggaggagaatggAAGTAGGGAGAaatgtgggaggaggaagaaagacagtGGGGATGGCCTGAATGTTTATGAAGGGCGAGATGTATTCtcataatgagaaaaaatggGAGAGAATCAGAGACGTGATGGGGgacacttgggtgtctcagtcagtcaagcatctgctttcagttcaagtcaagatcccagggtcctgggattgagtcccgaatcgagctccttgctcagcggggagcctgattctccctctgcctgcttctcccctgcttgtgctctctccctcccaaataaataaatcaaatcttaaagaaatgtgACAGGCCAGACAAGGAAAGCATTTGTACACATAACAAGGACCAGTACAAATTAGAAAGGTCAAAGAATGGCACTTAAGTCATGAAATTCTACTTGCAAAGTGGAATTTAAACATACTCTCCTTTCTTCCATATTCTAACAGCTTAAAATGGTGATAAAGTGGCTCAAGAATGACATGTACAGAATTGAATCACAGCAGACTCAGCACATGGTTCTTTAAGCTAGGGATCTAATTATGTAACCTATattattagatttaaaaaaaaaaatagctgttaAGGAACCCCCCTCAAAGATGACCTGGAAAACACTTACATAAAGGAGAGGTGGGTTTTGGAGGTTTGGGTGAAGGTGAAGGACAAGGTCCAGGCACTGCAGCTTGAACGGTGAGGTTAAGGCTGAAGGTTCCATTGAGCACATACGTGTGATTCAAAGTTGGGTTGTTGGAAACAAACAGACCAGTATTATCCCCGAAGTTCCACTTGTAGTTGACGGCCGACTCATTGAGGAAGTGACTAGGGTCGTGAATCAGGACACTGAACATAATGGGGAGGTCCCTGAGGAAGGTTTCATCAGATAAATTGCGATCATTCTTCTGGTACATAGTCACAAATACAGGAACGTGATCTAAAAGATACACCCCAAAATAGAAAGAACACACAATTGCTTAATTTTAAGTAGAGGACTTCGATAATGCTTTTAggttcaaaaattaaaagtaaaatgaaggcCGCCtgaagggtggctcagttgttaaaacatttgccttcagctcaggtcatgatcccggggtcctgggatccagccctgcttcaggctccctgctcagcgggaagcctgcttctttcctcctactccccctgcttgtgttccctctctcactggctcacaatttgtcaaataaataaataaaatcttaaaaaaaaaaaaacaacaatagaaactaaaactaaaactagagATAATTTAgcattatttctcctcttcctatGCAAGTTTGCTAGGGTTTTTTCCAAGTTATTCTGGAAACACAGAtggagtaaaatatatttaaatatataagcgAGGGAAGGAACCCATACAGATTGTAAGCCAGCCCAGAACACTTAGCTCTAACTCTTACTTAATCCACTAACATCACCAGAATGAAATGCCTCACTACCAGTTAACTTCAAGTTCACACCACTCACTCACCTGTTACCACGTACATGTCTTTCACTTTTGCGATGGGGACATATACGTGGTGGTGTCTTCTATAAACAATTACTTCCATGAGTTGGGGGCCAAGTGTCACATTGGCTGTGTTTATAGAAACTCTTGCTGAACCCCGTCCTAACTTCTGCAAATACTGACCTTTGAGAGGATGGAAATTTTTAGTTATTGGCCACATTACATGATCATTATAGAAAGTTGTTGTTTCTTTACGACTAATCACTGACACTTAGAGAACGctcttggaaaaggaaaaacaggatgaGGATGTAGGTCCTGGCTGCTTCAGAAAGGGAGATGGTGCTCATTTTATATAAAACCTTATAACATAAACTCACTGTtccataaatataatttgtatatagtTGGTTAAAATGGGAAGAGAAGTTTAGTGGGAAAATGCTGTTTAGTTCTTAGTTTACAGATAAAAAATGTTTGTAAGTAAGACGTCTGGCACTTGAAATACATGTGTTTCCCGGAGAATACCCATTCAATGCAATAGTGAGGTGTCTAAGGGAGCTAAAAAAATTTATCCAATATTGTTGTAGCAACATTACCATTTCAGCTATATcaagcagtttctttctttcttttttaggggACTAGAATCCTCCATTTTCTAATAGAATttgtatataataaaacaaaataaatggtgAAAAAAGAGGTAGGGTATGGTAGACATAAAAAGTAATGTAGTGGTTCTATAAACACATTTCTAGGACATTCTtgactcactctttctctttctccagcccGAACCTGAATCTGATTGCCACCAGCTAGTGAGTAAAAATGATTCCTATCCCTCAGGGTCCAAGGATTTTTCTAATGCTATTGAGGCACCCAACACAGATGTGTGACTGAACAACAGGGATGCTGAGATGGATTGCTTGTGGGCGTGTTTAAAGACCATGTTTAACACATGGTCAAAGATATCAGAAAAATACACTAATCTCAGGGATATGTGATTTGGAATCCCCTTTACCTGGAGCCGCAGAGGCAGTTCTTTTGCAGGTTGTAGGGGAAAGAGGTGTCTCACAGGGGGCTAGTTACACATGAGGAAAATGTTAGTCCTGGCATAGGGAGACCACAGAAGCAAGTGTTAGTTGAAGGACAATATCAGTTAACTTCAGATAAGGAAATCCAAAACAGTCTTGttagaaaaacagcaatttctGGGCTAAAAACTGGTTTTAATAGATATCTTAACTAAAAAGAGGGGTAACGAGAGACCGGAGTGCTAGTGAGCATATATGACTCCCTGCAGATGGTCTGGTCAAAAAAATCGTGACATCTGGGGAGTTGATTGGGCCATGAAGGCACTGAAACAAGGTCAGCCTTCAACCCCTATTTAACTAGATGGGcataatatttgatatatattttgtaCTTTGTTAAGCTGATGGATATTGC
Above is a genomic segment from Mustela nigripes isolate SB6536 chromosome 4, MUSNIG.SB6536, whole genome shotgun sequence containing:
- the GPNMB gene encoding transmembrane glycoprotein NMB — translated: MACLHCFLGFLLLAARLPLDAARRFHDVLSNERTSGYTREHSQLTGWSSDENEWNEKLYPVWKKEDPRWKNSWRGGHVQAMLTSDSPALVGSTITFVVDLVFPRCQKEDVNGNIVYENNCRNDTDPSPDLYVYNWTEEGGWGNDHSQHHHHMFPDGKPFPHHPGWRRCSFVYVFHTLGQYLQKLGRGSARVSINTANVTLGPQLMEVIVYRRHHHVYVPIAKVKDMYVVTDHVPVFVTMYQKNDRNLSDETFLRDLPIMFSVLIHDPSHFLNESAVNYKWNFGDNTGLFVSNNPTLNHTYVLNGTFSLNLTVQAAVPGPCPSPSPKPPKPTSPLSSAGDPSPELRATPEETCHINRYGYFKATITIVDGILEVNIIQMTDVVTPVPQPDKSLMDFVVTCQGIMPTEVCTIVSDPTCQITYNTVCDPVDVDTDDTCLLTVRRAFSGSGTYCMNLTLSDNTSLALTSTLVSVSARDPASPSRMANGALVSVGCLAIFVTVITLLVYKKHKEYKLVGRSARIVLKGQGLNALLNHAKAIFRLGNQERDPLLKHQPGTV